One stretch of Labrenzia sp. CE80 DNA includes these proteins:
- a CDS encoding cell surface protein has product MAEATEQETTGAVVAAPATSISPLQYLDRALGKLRDLGISADTETDAPINALLEQISDLSPDKVLIITRTLGQATHFNEVVRSQVQQMDIGERYEEITDAFNSIRDDAKALVDQLADGKISFTEGLANKWRDIRRGTISDRFDDIRGTYKEVARATKDQIEREQTILDSYRDFRGALKQAEVQALEILNIATSKLDASKAALEASSNEVAAYAGDDPAAKARLELARDERLREMQDEEKRYQISKDLSDNLTIGYNTSEIIMARLMQTTNAKERVYAQSVSFFSTNESVLTALNASFTGLQGLHESTETLNAMKEGVNKSLETLAEIGDAVQTEALKAGYGPTVQAASVKKLVDSVVNFQVHSREIINEMRDMSTKNSEEIRTAVEDGKRRLAKLAAEGNALMS; this is encoded by the coding sequence TGCAATACCTTGATCGTGCGCTTGGAAAGCTGCGTGACCTGGGCATTTCAGCCGACACGGAAACCGACGCGCCGATCAATGCACTTCTGGAGCAGATCTCGGACCTGTCGCCCGACAAGGTCCTAATCATCACCCGCACCCTCGGCCAGGCCACCCATTTCAACGAAGTCGTGCGCTCCCAGGTCCAGCAGATGGACATCGGCGAGCGCTATGAAGAGATCACGGACGCGTTCAACTCGATCCGCGACGATGCCAAGGCGCTGGTCGATCAGCTTGCCGACGGCAAGATCTCCTTCACCGAAGGCCTCGCCAACAAATGGCGCGACATTCGCCGCGGCACGATTTCCGACCGTTTCGACGACATTCGCGGAACCTACAAGGAAGTCGCCAGGGCCACGAAGGACCAGATCGAGCGCGAACAGACAATCCTCGATTCCTACCGCGACTTCCGTGGCGCCCTGAAACAGGCCGAGGTTCAGGCCCTCGAAATTCTCAACATCGCAACCAGCAAGCTCGATGCGTCCAAGGCGGCGCTTGAAGCCTCGTCCAACGAAGTTGCCGCTTATGCGGGCGATGATCCGGCTGCCAAGGCGCGGCTCGAGCTGGCGCGTGACGAACGCCTGCGCGAAATGCAGGACGAGGAAAAGCGCTATCAGATCTCCAAGGATCTCTCCGACAACCTGACCATCGGCTACAACACGTCTGAAATCATCATGGCGCGCCTGATGCAGACGACCAATGCCAAAGAACGGGTCTATGCCCAGTCGGTCAGCTTCTTCTCGACCAATGAATCGGTTCTGACAGCGCTCAACGCCTCCTTCACCGGTCTGCAGGGATTGCACGAATCCACCGAGACGCTGAACGCCATGAAAGAGGGCGTCAACAAGAGCCTCGAAACGCTTGCCGAAATCGGCGACGCCGTTCAGACCGAAGCTCTCAAGGCAGGTTATGGACCTACCGTTCAGGCAGCCTCCGTCAAGAAACTCGTGGACTCCGTCGTGAACTTCCAGGTTCACTCACGCGAGATCATCAACGAGATGCGCGACATGTCGACCAAGAACTCCGAGGAAATCCGGACCGCGGTCGAAGACGGCAAGCGCCGCCTTGCCAAGCTTGCCGCTGAAGGCAATGCCCTTATGAGCTGA